The Panacibacter microcysteis DNA window GTACATTTTTCCACATCTAGACAACAGAATTGTGAATATGACCCACTATAGAAGCATTATTTCGAAACTAACTTTTGTTGCGGTTCTCTGTTTTTCGGTGCTTTTCAGTAATAATAATTTATTCGCTCAGGATGGTAAGGCGCTTTTTTCGCAAAATTGTGCATCTTGTCATGCTATAGACAAGCAGTTAACTGGTCCTGCATTACGTGGTGTGGAAGATCGTTGGAGCAGCAAGGAGAATTTGCATGCATGGATCAAAAACAGCCAGGCTTTTTTGAAAACCGGAGATCCTTATGCCAATAACCTTTTCAATCAATTCAATAAGATTGCGATGAACTCTTTTCCCGGTCTTTCTGACCAGGATATTGACGCGATACTCGGTTATATAAAGAGTGCACCTGTTCCGGGCCCACAAAAAGAAGGAACTCCGTCTGCAAATCCAAATGATGCAATGGCTGAGGAAGGTGATAACACTTTACTGTTTGGCATACTTACGTTGATTCTTGCAATCGTATCATTTGTATTATTGCAGGTTAACGCTAATCTTAAGAAACTGGCAAGCGATAAAGAAGGTCTGCCTGCGCTGGAGCCGGTGCCTGTTTGGAGAAGCAAAACTTACATCATGTTCGGTACGCTCGTATTATTCATGGTGGGTGGTTACTTTACTGTAAAAGGCGCAATCGGCCTTGGTCGCCAGCAAAACTACGAGCCCGAACAACCTATATTTTACTCTCATAAAGTGCACGCAGGCGTAAACCAGATCAACTGTTTATACTGCCATGGCGGTGCGCAGGACAGCAAGCACGCTAATATACCGTCTGTAAATGTTTGTATGAATTGCCATATGGCCATTAACGAGTATGCCGGAGATCCGTTATACACGGCTGAAGGCAAAGAAATAAACGGAACAGAAGAAATCAAAAAACTGTATTCATATGCGGGTTATGAACCCGGTAAACCATGGGATGCTTCCAAAGCAAAACCTGTTGAATGGGTAAAGATCCACAGTTTGCCTGATCATGTTTATTTCAATCACTCCCAGCACGTTTCTGTGGGCAAGGTTCAATGTCAGACCTGTCATGGAGAAATTACCAAAATGGATGAAGTTAAACAGTTTGCTGAATTGAGCATGGGCTGGTGTATTAACTGTCATCGTTCTACAAAAGTTCAGTTTGCTGATAATGGTTTCTATAGTATATACGAAAAATATCATGATGCGATCAAAAATGGCACAATGGATAGCGTGACTGTAGAAAACATCGGAGGAACTGAGTGTCAGAAATGCCACTATTAGTGGAGAACCCGCACAGGCGGTTAATAACTAAACTTTTTTATTCAATCATATAAAAGTCCCACTGTGGGATTTAGGGCATATGAGTAACAACAAGTATTGGCAAAGTTTCGGCGAGTTCAATAATTCAGAAGCATATCAAAAGGCTGGACAGGATGAATTCAAGGAAGAGCTTCCTTTTGAAGCCGCTGAAGGCAAATCTTTTATGCATGCTGAAGCTCCGCGAAGAGATTTCCTGAAATATTTAGGGTTTAGCACCGCTGCCGCTGCATTAGCTGCAAGTTGTGATATACCGGTAAAGAAAGCAATTCCTTTTGCCAATAAGCCTGAAGATATTATTCCGGGTGTAGCAAACTACTATGCTACTACTTATGTGCAGGATGGTGATGCGGTAAGTATTCTTGCCAAGGTAAGAGACGGCAGGCCGATCAAAGTAGAAGGTAATGATCTCTCCCCTATAACAAATGGCGGTACATCTGCCCGGGTGCAGGCCTCTGTACTTGATTTATATGATACAGCACGTTTAAGATTTCCAACCATTGATAAAAAGGAAGTAACGCTTGAAGCAATAGACAAAGCTTTAGCAGGTGCTATAGGTGGATTGGGCGGAGCGCCGGTGGTGTTACTTACAGGTACCATTAATTCACCGTCTACGCTTGCTGTTATCAGCGAATTCCTGGCAAAATATCCGGGAAGCAGGCATGTCGTATATGATGCTGTTTCTTACAGTGGCATGTTACTCGCCAACGAAGCAACTTATGGTAAGAGAGCCATACCTGCTTATCGCTTTGATAATGCGAAGACAATTGTAAGTATAGGAGCAGACTTTTTAGGTACATGGTTATCACCTATTGAGTTCTCTAATCAATATGTTAAGGGCAAGAAACTGAACGAGAAAAGCCCTGAAATGAGTAAACATATTCATTTTGAAACAGTTGCCAGCCTTACCGGTTCAAATGCTGATGAAAGATTTTTGCACAGGCCATCTGAAACTGCTGCCGTTGCTGCCGCTTTGTTAAGTGCAGTAAATGGTCAGGGTGCAACGGCTGTAAGTGATCCAAAACTTAAGGCAGGTATTGAAGAAGCCGGCAAATTGTTGGCAGCAGGAAAAGGCTCAGCCCTGGTTGTTTGCGGAAGCAATGACGTAAACACGCAAATCATCGTGAATGCCATTAACGAAGCAATTGGCGCAAACGGTACAACAATCGACTGGTCTGTTACAAACAATTCGAAAGCGGGAATTGATGCCGACTTCGCAAAGCTTGTTGAAGACATGAATGCGGGTGCCGTAGGAGCGTTGCTTATTCACGGAGCCAACCCGGCATACACATGGTTTGATACAGCAAAAGTTAAAAGCGGTATTGCAAAAGTGAAGGTGGCCGTTTCTTTTAATCCTAAACAGGACGAAACTACCCTGCTTTGTAAATATGTTATTCCTGATAATCATTTCCTGGAAAGCTGGGGAGATGCAGAACCTAAAACAGGTTACTTTTCCTTTATGCAACCTACCATTCATCCGTTATTCAAAACACGCCAGTGGCAGGATAACCTTTTGAAATGGAGTGGTAACACAGTTGATTACGCAGGCTATGTAAAAAATTACTGGGGTACAAAACTTGGTGGTGAAACTGCCTGGGATAAAGCTTTGCAGGATGGCGTAGTAAACCCTTCTCAATCTGCAATAGCAGGTGGCACATTCAATAGCACACCAGTAGCAGCAGCTATAGGCGCTGCCGGTAATAAAAAAGGCGGCGGTGTTGAACTCGTGCTTTATGAAAAAGTGGGTATCGGTGTAAATGGTGCAACAAACCCATGGTTACAGGAGATGCCTGACCCGATAACGAGGGCTACCTGGGATAACTACCTGGTAATTTCACCGGCCAAAGCAAAGACTTTACTGGATATTGATCTTAATAATGGCGGTCAGTCAGACTCGTATGAAGTTCACCCTGAAAAAAAGGTTGTTACAGTTAGTGCGAATGGCAAGTCAGTAAGCCTTCCCGTTTTGATTATACCTGGCACACATCCTGAAACAGTAGGTATTGCAATTGGTTATGGAAGAAATGCGGAAATGGGCAAAACTTCTGATAAAGTTGGTCAGAATGTATTTCCTTTTGCAAGTCTTGTAAATGGTACAGTTAACTACACCATCGCTGCGGTAGACCTTAAGCTTACCGGAGACACTTATAAAATTGCGCAGACACAAACACATGGTTCTTACGATACCAGCCAGGGTAAACGTGTGGAAGTAATGAAAGAACTTACGCTGGCTGAATTTAAAGCGCACCCGGATGAAATACTCGAAGAGCGTGAAGCAGAGTTAAAACCATTTGGCGGTGTTGAAAATTTTGAAAAGGAAGGTACGATATACCCTTACTACGAAAAACCAGGTGTAAAATGGGGGATGAGTGTTGATCTTAACTCCTGTACCGGTTGCGGTGCCTGCGTGGTAGCATGTAATGCTGAAAACAACATACCTGTAGTTGGAAAGAGTGAAGTTGCACGCTTTCATGATATGCACTGGATGCGTATTGACCGGTACTACAGCGGAGACCTTGAAAACCCAAATGTGGTGTTTCAGCCAATGCTTTGCCAGCACTGCGACAATGCACCATGCGAGAATGTTTGCCCGGTTGCAGCAACCAACCATAGCAGCGAAGGTCTAAACCAGATGACTTATAACCGTTGTATTGGTACAAGGTATTGCGCCAACAACTGTCCTTATAAAGTACGCCGTTTTAACTGGGCTGATTATACCGGCGCTGACAGTTTCCCTAATAACCAGGATCAAAAAATTGTTGGTCATCTTGATGATGTTGTTCATGTAATGAATGATGATCTTACAAGAATGGTGCTTAACCCGGATGTGACGGTACGCAGCCGCGGTGTGATTGAGAAATGCTCATTCTGCGTACAACGTTTGCAGGATGGTAAACTGAAAGCTAAAAAAGCGAGCAGGCCACTGGAAGACAGCGACATAAAAACTGCCTGCCAGCAAAGCTGCCCTACCAATGCAATTGTTTTTGGTAATGTGAACAGTGGCGTGAGTATGATAGCCAAAACAAGAAAAGAAAATTCCAAGCGTACATTCTACGTAATTGAGCAGGTACATACTTTACCGAATGTTAACTACCTGGCAAAAGTTCGTAATAAAAAAGCTGAAGAAGCAGCTGCACATCACGAAGGATAATGAAAGCGCATCGTTTGCTGAGTAGCGGACAAAGCGTTGCAGTGAGTGACACAACGGAAGCTGAAAAGAGATAGTTAGTTGATTACATAAAATTCTCTTCCTGAAAAAGAGAAAGAATAAAATAACCAGA harbors:
- a CDS encoding c-type cytochrome, yielding MTHYRSIISKLTFVAVLCFSVLFSNNNLFAQDGKALFSQNCASCHAIDKQLTGPALRGVEDRWSSKENLHAWIKNSQAFLKTGDPYANNLFNQFNKIAMNSFPGLSDQDIDAILGYIKSAPVPGPQKEGTPSANPNDAMAEEGDNTLLFGILTLILAIVSFVLLQVNANLKKLASDKEGLPALEPVPVWRSKTYIMFGTLVLFMVGGYFTVKGAIGLGRQQNYEPEQPIFYSHKVHAGVNQINCLYCHGGAQDSKHANIPSVNVCMNCHMAINEYAGDPLYTAEGKEINGTEEIKKLYSYAGYEPGKPWDASKAKPVEWVKIHSLPDHVYFNHSQHVSVGKVQCQTCHGEITKMDEVKQFAELSMGWCINCHRSTKVQFADNGFYSIYEKYHDAIKNGTMDSVTVENIGGTECQKCHY
- a CDS encoding TAT-variant-translocated molybdopterin oxidoreductase, which produces MSNNKYWQSFGEFNNSEAYQKAGQDEFKEELPFEAAEGKSFMHAEAPRRDFLKYLGFSTAAAALAASCDIPVKKAIPFANKPEDIIPGVANYYATTYVQDGDAVSILAKVRDGRPIKVEGNDLSPITNGGTSARVQASVLDLYDTARLRFPTIDKKEVTLEAIDKALAGAIGGLGGAPVVLLTGTINSPSTLAVISEFLAKYPGSRHVVYDAVSYSGMLLANEATYGKRAIPAYRFDNAKTIVSIGADFLGTWLSPIEFSNQYVKGKKLNEKSPEMSKHIHFETVASLTGSNADERFLHRPSETAAVAAALLSAVNGQGATAVSDPKLKAGIEEAGKLLAAGKGSALVVCGSNDVNTQIIVNAINEAIGANGTTIDWSVTNNSKAGIDADFAKLVEDMNAGAVGALLIHGANPAYTWFDTAKVKSGIAKVKVAVSFNPKQDETTLLCKYVIPDNHFLESWGDAEPKTGYFSFMQPTIHPLFKTRQWQDNLLKWSGNTVDYAGYVKNYWGTKLGGETAWDKALQDGVVNPSQSAIAGGTFNSTPVAAAIGAAGNKKGGGVELVLYEKVGIGVNGATNPWLQEMPDPITRATWDNYLVISPAKAKTLLDIDLNNGGQSDSYEVHPEKKVVTVSANGKSVSLPVLIIPGTHPETVGIAIGYGRNAEMGKTSDKVGQNVFPFASLVNGTVNYTIAAVDLKLTGDTYKIAQTQTHGSYDTSQGKRVEVMKELTLAEFKAHPDEILEEREAELKPFGGVENFEKEGTIYPYYEKPGVKWGMSVDLNSCTGCGACVVACNAENNIPVVGKSEVARFHDMHWMRIDRYYSGDLENPNVVFQPMLCQHCDNAPCENVCPVAATNHSSEGLNQMTYNRCIGTRYCANNCPYKVRRFNWADYTGADSFPNNQDQKIVGHLDDVVHVMNDDLTRMVLNPDVTVRSRGVIEKCSFCVQRLQDGKLKAKKASRPLEDSDIKTACQQSCPTNAIVFGNVNSGVSMIAKTRKENSKRTFYVIEQVHTLPNVNYLAKVRNKKAEEAAAHHEG